In a single window of the Nicotiana tomentosiformis chromosome 8, ASM39032v3, whole genome shotgun sequence genome:
- the LOC104092524 gene encoding uncharacterized protein, producing the protein MGAKVIVHMNHVVLRYLMSKKDSKAMLMRWVILLQEFDFDIQDRKAIKGQALANHLVENPVEKDYEPLTMYFLNEEVLFTGEDIAESYPWWRMVFDEAAYFKGVGINAVLIYESGQHYPTSAKIRFLCTNNITMYEAYILGIRIAVDINIKELLVIGDFYLLIHQVQGEWTTKNVKSILYLQYVKELCNKFIKIEFRYVLRIQNEFANGLATLSSMIQHPNKNYINPIEIEVRDQHTYCFHVDKEADDKPWYYYIKKFLKPSEYLDNATRGQKRALRTLANHFFLNEEFLYRRIPNFGLLRCVDAAEATRLLEEIHAGT; encoded by the exons atgggtgccaaGGTTATTGTCCACATGAATCATGTGGtgcttcgctatcttatgagcaaaaaggattcTAAAGCTATGTTGATGAGATGGGTAATcttgttgcaagaatttgatTTTGATATTCAGGATAGGAAAG CTAtcaagggacaagcattagccAACCATCTAGTAGAGAACCCGGTGGAAAAGGACTACGAGCCACTCACTATGTACTTTCTGAATGAAGAAGTATTGTTCACAGGGGAGGACATTGCAGAGTCGTACCCATGGTGGAGAATGGTTTTCGACGAAGCAGCATACTTCAAAGGTGTAGGGATTAATGCAGTCTTAATTTATGAGTCAGGACAACATTACCCAACTTCAGCGAAGATAAGGTTTCTTTGCACCAATAATATAACTATGTATGAAGCATACATCCTCGGAATTAGGATAGCAGTCGACATAAACATCAAGGAACTTCTGGTCATAGGAGATTTTTATCTACTGATACATCAAGTTCAAGGTGAATGGActaccaagaatgtcaagagcatTCTATACCTGCAATACGTGAAAGAGTTGTGCAATAAATTCATCAAGATCGAATTCAGATATGTTCttagaatccagaatgagtttgcCAACGGTCTTGCAACCTTGTCATCTATGATCCAACATCCAAATAAGAATTACATCAACCCAATTGAGATAGAGGTTCGGGATCAGCATACGTACTGTTTCCATGTAGATAAAGAGGCAGACGATAAGCCGTGGTACTACTACATCAAAAAGTTCCTTAAACCAAGTGAATACCTTGATAATGCCACCCGTGGTCAGAAACGAGCATTAAGAACACTAGCAAATCACTTTTTCCTTAACGAGGAATTCTTGTACAGGAGGATACCAAACTTTGGTCTATTAAGGTGTGTAGATGCCGCTGAAGCGACCAGATTACTGGAAGAAATACACGCAGGAACATga